tttgtggtcaaaCATTGAGATCATTCCATCGCTCTGTCTGTTATGTACATACAGTGAATAACCAACAGCAATTACAATGGTTTCGGCCACAGTGGAACTAAGCATTTAACTAAAACAGGTTGggctaaagtatttttttaaagcatctctctctctctacatataaatgtcatccaactcattcttcaaaataaattgCTTCCTGAGATCCAGAAAAATAGTGGTTCCTAAGttccagttatttttatttttttgtacgtCTCAATTATCTGACACTCCTTTTgcagatattttaattaaaataggtGTGtttaataagggagacatacaaaatgggAGCACTGAAATGCACATAACATCTCAGAATAAAGAGATCGTCTCGGAAACCACAATGTGATGAAACAGATTCTCGATGGCACGCCACAGGAGAGCCACACAGAAAAGTGAGTTCTGAAGTGACACCCATTGTGGTTCACATTCACAACCTTTCTGACTACATCCGCTGCATCCACTgtccaaaacaatattaaaagCCAATTTACAGAAATTGGGATAGTGTCCATACATTAAAACAAGCAACTAATTATagttataaatttaaataattattttagaattCCCCAAATTTAGGAGTGAatcaaataagaaatatatagatttttatttgattaatcttATTCCAAagttattttgtcttattttaaatcattttaattaatcttGAGGCCCTCTTGAAAGTTTGCTGAGGCTCTCTATAGGGCCCTGTACCCCTGGCCGAGAGCCACTGCTTTAAGATATCctaaaatcatataaaaaaaatcatttatgtaACTGAGTTATAATCAATACTGCTGCTTTAAACTGAAGAGCATACCTAAATTACGTATTACGTAGTGCAACGAGCCCAACTGTAAACTCAGCAGTTAAGCCTAAGCAAGCTATACAGTTTTAAACTGCTGCGGCAGGTTCTGTTGGACAATAACATTGTCTGTGACTGAGTAACATAATTTAGGACGTGGTAAACTACATTGATCCTTTAGTAGCCAACTTGCCAttagtgggcggggctaaacataGATATGTACAGGTAGATGCCTCATTCGACAGCCCCAAGCACGTAGATGCGTGCCAATGTTAATGAACAACGTGTCGTCATTCACCATAAATATTAGAAGATGCTACAATCCTCATTATCCCGAAGAAATGGGATAATCATTCACTGGTGAGAATAAGAGAGAGGGGCGGAAACATAGCCTAGATATGTAAGGATTGTGGCATGTTTGAATATTCACTGATTATCATGGTGAATGACCTCAGGTTGACCTTTCCAATATGACGGACGGCTTATGTAATGCGGCACATTGAAACAGTCACTAATGACCTACGTATACATATCTATAGGGCTAAATACCGTGAAAAATACCTCCGGAGTGATGTTAACACATGCTGATATGTCCTTGATATGACTGATGACATTAACAGCCTCCTCCTTCATTTAAATTTAGCTATACCTTAATTTTAGTAAAGCTTGATTTGTTACATAGAGAAAAAGAGTGGCATTCATTAATAACATCGTCGTCATAgctattattattgtcattgtcACACCTGCGTGTTGCTTTTATCACATAAAAGCCCATTATATCCTATTATGTATTCATGGTAGGCCTAACAAACAACTTATGATTAGCGAATGATTGAGTCTCGGGCGGATATACAATAAGAAAGGGCATGCAATAAATAGAAACGAGATCTTAACAGTGATTACTGCAATACCACTTCATTCGATTCAGTTTAAAACGCGAAGTCAGACTTTGGAGTAGTAAGCCACAGCTGTCGTTTTCACAGGTGTGTGAGTGTTGCACTCTTTTGAGAGACTGAGTGTATCCAAGTGCGCATGTCCATTCATATCTTCAGCGCGCTTGGTCAGCATCAGTGCGGGTTTACAAAGATGCCAGTTCCAAAGGACTTTATTCATATCTTCTTCTTTACGGATCCCAAGAAGCTTCTCCTCGTCACTCTTCTGTTTTTCCCCATCATCATCGTCTTTTTTACCTTTCCCTTTCTTTGTGGGTAACTGGGATTGTGGAACAATTTCCCCACTGACGCTTTCGAAGTATTGCTGTATGCAGACCTTAGCGAAGCCCTTGGCGTGCTCTTTACACGTTTCGTCAAATAGTTTGCGCTCTGTATCAATGTAGTGTGACCAATATTTGGTTTTAAGAAAAGCGGCTTGGGTAAAACAAGGCCTTATCGCCCTTATCAAGAAGGCTATTATAGTTATTACCATTAAAAAGCTCCATCCACAGgcctaaagaaagaaagaaagaaacattgcaaaagattaatttaaaaacaaaacaatatatactgtagttgtagcctatatgtgtatatattttatatatacatagtctagttttatacaatactatatagTTTCCATAGGCCTACATAATTTATCTTACTTTGAAATCCCTGGCCTAGCTAGATAATTTCCCTGTGTTCGTAATTAATCCTGGACTGTCTGTTTTAGTAACCTCTTGTATAATTGTGAAAACCTGTTTTTAAAACTTACATATAGTGCGTTAACTGAAGCTTCTATAGGCTAAGCGTATGAATACTTAATGAGGTAGGCTAAACACTAAAGCGGTTTATGATTGGTTGTTTATTGATAAACAACTATAGCACCGCATCGCTTCACGCTGTATAGCCTACCTTGACAcaataattaacataattaataataaccCATGTGCGCATTCTTTCAGAATTAGCCTACTTTTGCTAAATTACAAATATTGCTTTACCCAGTAGGCTAAAGGTAACCACATTTCATCAAGTTTTTTCATTACCTGTGAAAAACAGCGAATATACCTAGTGGCCGCTTCTCTGGAAATAATCTCATGTCCATCAAATACGTCTTTGCATGGAATCCTTGCTTGAAATTTCACAAGCTCCTTTTTGGATAAGATTGGATAGCTCTCGTTGAGGAACTCGGATAAATCCGCGGTGGCGCTGAAAGCACAAAGAAAGCTCTTGCCATCCATTAAAGTCACGGCGACCCACACAGCCGGAGCGATGAGAGCGCGCTGCGTCATGGAGCTGAACATGTAGCGCAAAACCGCCGGATCCTTCCTGCGCTTTCCAGCCGGTCTCTTCCATTCTTCAGTTAACACTGATATGTTGTTGTTGAGTACATATCCAAGTAAAAAGAACCATATTGGCGGAACAATTAGAATACCGATTCCATATGCATAATTGTAGTCTGGAAGACAAGGACAGGTGAACTCAAAAGAGGAATACATCTGAGCACTTGCCAGAGCCATGATCCCACAGATGCCATTCATGAACGACTCTTGGTTGGCTTGCAAAAATTGGACCATAATCCGAAACTTATCCATTTTCAAAAAGTCAGTTCACCTTTTAGAGCAAAATAGTAGATCAACGTTTATCAAACTAGTAAAATTGAGCAATAATAAATTATAGACCTTTTATTATAATCAAATACTAGCTCTGTCTTGACAGTGAAAAGAAAGCAAGACTGCTGGAAAAGAGTTGAGCCCAAAGTGAGGAAAGGTTCACCAGGTCGCTTTCATGAATGGATGCACATGAGTGATAGGCCCCTCCTTTAAAGTCTCGAACACATCCTCATCTAAATAGTTGGGTGTGATTTTTGTCTTGGCATTGTCCAGTGCTTAAATTGTTAAATGTCAAGCATAATACATAACTTCAAGACAAAATCTCCCTTACTCAAAAGGCGTATTAAAGGTAAAAGTACATTTCAAAACATGgacaatacaatatttattttactgcGTAATACTATTAATAgatatacacaatatatacagAGAACTACATACACATTTTTTCAGGTGTTGCCAAGGTTCTGTAGTAATTTGCATGCGAGCCATATCCATGAGGTTGTTGTGTAATGTGTGGAAAGAGACatgcaaaaatacacaaactAAATCCCAGCATATTCAAATGCACCTGCATGCAAGCACTTGAGGAAGGTCGAAACAAAGCTTTTTGAATTGACATTAATCTGATAGTAACATTacagttaaaataatttttgggtTCTACATTCATACTTAATATGCACATGAAACATTTTCCATCCAGGAAACTTTGCCTCAGAATTGTATGGGGGCCTGAATTATACATCCAGCTTTTTAGGCTTTTGCTtctaaattaacattaattagtCAATTAGTTCTCAAGTTATTACAATTCTagggtcaattttttttattcatatttaattagtcacttattTACATTAATTCTTATTTAAGATGTAAGATCTTTTTCCCTCAGTTTTACACTTCAGAGAATAATGCCTTCCCATTGTGATCTTCCCAAGTGATACACACTTTGGGTTTATAGGCCATATTGGTCACGTCCAGCTCTGGTTTGCACTCGTACCAGGTTTGCAGTAAATGATCCACCTGATCTTGTCTGGTTATACCATGCAGATGCTCCTCTTCCTTCTCTTCATATTCATTATGGATTGTACTGGGTCTGAGTGTATTTGAAAGGGGCATTCTCACAGTCACATCTTCTCGCATACTCTCAAAGAACTGCACCACACATTTTCGGGCAAAATCTCTGGCATGAAGGACACAAGTCTCATCAAAGAGCTTTTGCTCAATGTCCAAGTAATTGCTCCAGTAGCGTGTCTGCAGAAAAGTTGCGTGATTGAAGCAAGGCTTGAGGACACGGCCCATAGCGcccaaaaaaatgaagaaaaggaGGATTGACCACCCTATAGCCTTAGAGAAGAAAATACATTGTACAAGAAGAATAGATTAATTTTCTGGTTATGCAAAGCATGAAAGGATTTTAACCACCTACAGATTTGCTAAAGGTCTGCTCCTGTCAACCTTGTACAACTCAATCTTACTTGGCAGCTATCACATCAAAAATGACTGACATCACTGACTAAAGACAATGTAAGGACTGAAAAAACGCACACAAAAATGTGAGAAAACCCATTCACCTGAGAATAACACCGCACATAGCGTGAGACAGCTTTCCGAAAACTTGTTTTTGAAGATAACATCTTCTTTGCAAGGCACCTTAGCCATGATCTTGATCAATTCGATGAGGCCAGTGCTGTGGTATTCCTGTGAAATATTTAGGGTCTACATTCATACTAAATGCACAGATGAAACATTTCCATCCAAGAGTGTCATCAGAATCCAGACCATGGGGGCCAGAAGGACCCGTTGCAACATTGATGATAGCAAAAATCTGGGAGaagaataatatacatattttttatatgattaatactaataataaataagtaatattatTAAGCTTCAAACTTACTTCACCACTGCTGGATTTTTTGTCCTGTTGCCTAGGGGTCTTACCCACTCTTCCGTCAGCACCCCTGTATGACGATTGACTAACACTCCCAAAAGGAACAATATAATTGGAGGCACGAACACGACCCCCAGAGAGTACATCTTGTTGTGTTGAGGTAAGCAGGGGCACTTGAAATCAAAACTCGTATACAACTTGACACTTATCAGTGACAATATTATACAGATaccagtaacactttagaatactgtttcttacttactacattactaataaggaattattgaagaactaagaggtgattattcattaacacttaactcactactgttaactactaaggaagatgtgttaattaatcagtatgtaatataattttatgattatgttaagtaacagttagctaatcaataactaatatattctgtcatacctcctgaagaactactattatctattaattatctactagttagggttcaagaaaaataaatatgaagtaactactaatgaacagttttacacaattacattgaattgtgaccctttcatataaatgttattagcaatagtagtagtagtatgaaaatgcaatattaataaatgcaatacattttatagaggttttgcatTACTTTGAATCTGAAAccgtattctaaagtgaaaacatagggaacccattagtaattaataattaattatcaaataattctgcaggacttattatgaacctgaaacattaagcctattctaaagtgaaaatgttgagaacccattagtaattaataaagatttatcagataattcctcaagaattacttcgaatctgaaacagtattctaaagtgaaaacatagggaacccataagtaattaataaagaactatcagataattttgcaggacttacagaattctaaagtgaacctattagtaaataataataaactacatcattttgactaaaacaaaaacctataaaagtaatcataaattttgtaaaatactctcatctgtttatttcagatgagaacatttcttaatacagcatattttattccgttttaacatgtatactgcccacattttaactaatttaacaaacatttcataatcaaaagttaaacatttagaagcaaacaaaatccatatttcatttccattataggctaataagtgggctgtaacaaagttgatactgtagtagtactttgtacttgtccttttactcaagtaattttgaaaatgaataggcctacttataattttactggagtaatattttattggggtatctgtacttttactcaagtatttgatttgtgggacacagcctgattattatagtgattttttgagtataactgttcagtagttatttcatgtttttcttgaaccctaactagtagataattaatagtagttcatcaggaggtatcacagaatatattagttactgattagctaactgttacttaacacaatcataaaattatattacatactggttaattaacacatctttcttagtagttaacagtagtagttagtgagttaagtgttaatgaataatcac
Above is a genomic segment from Carassius carassius chromosome 30, fCarCar2.1, whole genome shotgun sequence containing:
- the LOC132111150 gene encoding calcium homeostasis modulator protein 1-like, with protein sequence MDKFRIMVQFLQANQESFMNGICGIMALASAQMYSSFEFTCPCLPDYNYAYGIGILIVPPIWFFLLGYVLNNNISVLTEEWKRPAGKRRKDPAVLRYMFSSMTQRALIAPAVWVAVTLMDGKSFLCAFSATADLSEFLNESYPILSKKELVKFQARIPCKDVFDGHEIISREAATRYIRCFSQACGWSFLMVITIIAFLIRAIRPCFTQAAFLKTKYWSHYIDTERKLFDETCKEHAKGFAKVCIQQYFESVSGEIVPQSQLPTKKGKGKKDDDDGEKQKSDEEKLLGIRKEEDMNKVLWNWHLCKPALMLTKRAEDMNGHAHLDTLSLSKECNTHTPVKTTAVAYYSKV